The genomic region ATGCGCAAGCGGCGTTTCGAGTCTGCGCGACGACGCACAGAAACTGCACCAAGCGAGCCAATCAACCGAGGAATCCGACCACCCCCACGCGCGCTACCCGAGTCTAGCGTACGGGGTGCAGTTAAAGACGGCCAACATGAAGAACAAGACGAAGCTGGCAACCCCATATATTACGCAGCATAGAAAGGCAGAACAAAGCGTGAACAtcgccagagagagagagaaaccgAAAATATcacggaagaggaggagggagaggaggtggggaAGGGACAAGAGGCAGACGCAGTAAGTGGGCCATGCAATCAACAAGAGCGCAGTGcaataaaaaaaaagcaaagaCGAAACGGAAGAGCAGAAACGAATCAGTCATAGCGGACGAGAGCGAGACGCTCCTGTTCGTTTGTCGTACCCCACCAGGAGCAGAGGGTGTCCGAAGAGGTGAAAGGAGGCCGGTGGCAGAGGCGCTACTGCGCCTTTCCGTCCGCGCACACGGGCGACTCCGTGCGTGACACTACCAAAAGCCgttgccgccggcgcggtgACGACCGCGGTAGTAGTCGTTCGCGTTGCCACCGCTGTACGTGGAGGAGAAATTGAACCCGCCAGCACGCGTGAAGCGCTCTCGATCCTGCTTCGCGTCGTACTCGCGCCTCTTCCCGGCATCCACCAAGGTGGCATACGCTTCACTGATAATTTTGAACTTGTGCTCGGCCCGCTCGCGCTCGACTTCATCCAGGCCAATGCACTTGTCTGggtgccaccgcagcgaGAGCTCGCGGTACTTGAGCTTGATCTCTCGCTCTGTCGCGGTGCGAGAGACACCTAATTGAAAGTAAAagtctctctccttctccgcctccttggcCAGGTTCTGCTCTGCCGCTCTCAGCTCCCGGGCCAGCTCGCGGTCAGTGCTGTCGTACTCGATCGCCTTCTTGAAGTCCCGCACGGCGGCAAAGTGGTCGCCAAGGTGTTcgtggcagcgcgcgcggcgcgcgtACGCCTTGTAGAACTCCTTGTCGATCTGCAGCGTCTTGGTGCAGTCCTCGACGCCCTCCCGGTAGCGACCCAACTCCTTAtacgcggcggcgcggttGCAGtagagcacgcgcagcacctgaTCGTTGTCAGCGGCGGCCTGAATAGCGACCGTGTAGTACTCGGCCGCCGGGCCGTAGTTCTTCTTGTTGAAGTTTGAGTTGCCCTTCTGCTTTCCGTCGTCAACGGCATCAATCTTTTTCAGAAGCTCGTTACAGGCGTcatccagctgcgccgcgtccacGATGCACTTCCGCGCCCGCTCAAAGTACTCGAAGCCAGAGAGGTAGAGGCACTCGCTCATGATGCGGCACGCAGCCGGGGTGCGCGTGGAGTACGAGAGCGCCTCGAGCACCTCCACAGCGCGCATGTAATGGCGCTGCTCCCGCAGCGACTCGGCACTCCGAACTCGGAACGGCACGGTATCGCTGAACTGAGCGACCAACATCCGGTACTGCTCATCGCCTTCCGGGGTACCGAAGCAACGCTCGGCGTGGCGGTACGCCTCGAGGCCACTCTTGTACCGGGCAAGCTCCGCCTCCATGTCGCTGGTCAAGCTATCCCTCGGCGTGCTCTCCATGATCTCCATGGCACGCTTCAGGTTTCCCATGGTGCAGGCAGAGCGAGCGGCGCGCGACAGCATCTTCACGCTGCTCGGGTCCAGGCGCACTACCTCGAGGCAGTCTTCAATGCACTCGTTGTACCGTTGCGCCATATAGTGGGCAGCACTACGGTTGCCGTAGAGGAATTTGGCGTTCGACTGATGATCCATCGGCTGCAGCTTGATTGCCTTGGTGTACAGCTCCAATGCAGCGACGTACTCCGCGTTCTCATACTTGCGGTCCGCCTCCAGCTTATACTGTCGGCTCGTGATGCCGTTAGGCTTCccggtggctgctgccggggCGGCTCGcgcggcgatggcagcgcTTCTGCGCGTCGTGATCTCCGCGCGGCTAGAGGCTTCAGCGCTACCAATCTGGTGGCGCTCGGCCGTCTCAGCATCCGTCAGCTCCGCTAAGACCGCTTGCATCGCCGCTGTGGAGGTGGCAGAAGTCGTAGCCGGCGAGCCGGGCGAAGCGAcagccgccgtctcctcttTTGCCGTCGACTCGGCGCCGTTGGGCTGCGTGGCGCTCACTGGAAGAGGTCGCTTCGCGCGCAGAATGCGGCGATCGCCCACAAAGTCGTCGTTTGGCTCAGGCAGtcctgctgccgccttcaGCGCTCGAAGCACCTCTCGCAGCGGTCGCGGCAACTCTATGATGTGGGTACCTGGCAAGGCCAGAGCGCAACGCCGGCACGCTACCGACGCATGCGCCCCGATGAGCACAACATCTACCACTACCTTGGCACACAAAGCACATCTGAGGTGTCGCTCGGAGAGGTTCTTGGCAAACTCCATCACCCCGGGATGCTCatcgttggcggcggcgccgcttgcgTTAACCGAACTGCGCAAagcgtggccgctgctggccCCGCCTCCGTTGCTGACGTTCGGGGCCAAGGTGGATGTAGGGCtcgtctgctgctgtgacagtcccgtcgcggcggcactcGCGCCGATCGGGCGGCGACTGAAAACGGTGAAGCCGTTCTCGTCTTTCGGGTCCGTAAATCGAGCTGTGACCCCGTTGACACCGCGATGGGCAAAAGCACCACCTTGTAGCTTGTCTGTCGCGCCAGCTCGGACGCCGCTCATCTTGTTGACGTTGAGGTTATTTGGATAGGCCAGGCCGctcgcgctggcggtggccgtGTTCAGCGACAGCTCTGGCGAGCGGTTCCCCGCATCGGTGCCGACGTTGCGCGGGTCGACGGTGGGCTGCTCCAACtgagacgaggaggaggccgatgAAGACGCCACTTCCGGCTCCATTCCAAGGGCAGTACTCATGGCGCGCGCGTTTGTGATTGGGGAGTCGAGGGAAGCGAGCGGGGAGAACAGGTGAGAAACTATGCAGAGGCGTGCGTTGTGTCCTTCGCACTTCTGCGAGTGGGCGGCTGGGAGGGCTAGTTGGTTCACCAGCAACGGTAATGGCCGGCACGGTCAGCGCCTTGTCGATGCCGTCTTGCTATTGCGTTGTTTCTGAATGGCAGAGGCGTGGGCACACGAAGACCAATATGAGCGTATGCCACCGCCTCGTGATTGAGCCGGCCTGTGTTCTCCGACAGTcgccctttttttctttgttttctttttgcgATCTATGAACGTCACCGAAAGCGTGGAGGGGATTGTCTGGTGCACACGTGGCGCGTTCTCTCCAAGTGGTCCCCTCGGAGTGCCGGGTGATGACGGGGAAAGGAGACGAAAGGAGAGGGTGCAGGTTTCTATGTCGCTCACGTGAAAGCAGACGACTGTGCAAGGCCAAGCGACGCGCGACGGCGAGAGAGGAAATTGTGTACGCAGTTGTGAACAGATACGACTTCGAAAACCCGGGTGCTCGCACAGCTGcgtgcacacaaacacgcaggaggggagagagagagagagaaagagcaccGATCAGCAGTGAACCACGGGCAGCAGGCACGACTAGGAGGAgggtagggggggggctcgAGAAATCTGATCGCTTGGAAGCCGGACGACAACAACGAGAAAAAGGCGtggcgaaaagaaaacgaaaaactGCGAAagagcagcgccacagcgaAAGTGAAAGAGACAAAACACAGaccatacacacatacacaaaaacacaaacaccacaggaaaaaaaggaaaacagcggcgcacgcacggcgtTGAGGAAGAATGTGTGGTAATCCGTTGCAGAGGCGAGACgccggggagagagagaagaatgGAAAGGTATAGATGCGTGCTTagatgtgcgtgtgaggtgagggaggagggggtctGAGCGTCGCGGGAGCTATTTGAACAGGGCCTACACCACAGGAGAGCAAGCAAGGCGCGGGAAGGGCAGGAGTGAGGCTGCGGTCGACACGGGCGGCAGCCCGGGGTCTCTAGGAGGAAGAAGtaaaaggaaagggaaggtGCCAGTCTGATAGAGGACCAAGTGAATAACGGAGCGGTAGTCCGGTACGCGGTTTCACGGTCGGGAAGCAGAGGGTATGCAAAAGAAGAGCCAAGCCGCACTCACAAGCAAACGAAATTACGCTGTGGCGGGAGTATGAGGAAGGCGGTGAGGAGCCGTCCAAGCACCTCCCCGACTGCAAGGTGACAATcagaaacaaacaaaaagctGATGCTCGGGGCTaacaccgcagcagcaggaaaGGTACAGAGGCGCGACCACGAGTTGCTGCCCTTCACTGCGGGAAGAGTACTGtcaaggggagggggagagaaaggaggaggcgcgggaTTATCGTCCCCCGATGCGAGAAGCTACATAAAGGTGGGCAATACGAATTCGCAATTCAACGCCGTTCCGCGTTGACGAGCAAACACAAggacaggaggaggaagaggcgcaggaggGTAGGGAAGGGGGGTGTTTCAAAGACGCGAGATCCGCGCACGTGGAATGTTGGagtcgaaaaaaaaaggaatcGGAGGAAAGCAGAATGGGAGGCAGTGGTAGATGCATCGATGCCGCGCGATAGAGAACGGAAGCAGCCGGTGGCGCTACCCTTTGGTGTTTCTTCGCACTTCCAATGAGCACAGAACTACCTCAGCTCCTAGCGAGCAAGCGGGTAGCTGGCGTCACCCTCTTTCTTTCGTGCCGCCTGCCACGAGAGCTGTGCAGCAAAGGCGAACAAGAAGCAGAGGAAGCCGTCCGCCCATGAAGGATGCGCTGCAAATCGCCACATCTTACTACGTTCGATTTCAGCTTGTCACGGAAGCTACTGTTGTTTTAGGCCCGTCCGTTTGTGTGTTTcgctttttgttgttgcctCACGCACTTACACGAGCGTGAGGGCCTAGGTTGTGGGTGTGCACCcaagcacaagcacgcgTAGAAGAATCCCCGAGTCGGCGGCGTATACCATACGCTGAAACGCTTAGTCATTAACCCAACGCCccacacaccaaaaaaaaaaacgcaagCAACGAAGCGGTCCGCAaaaacgcgcgcgcgccaccATCACGCGCTCTTTGTTCGCGAACGCAGACAACCATGAACGTGCGTTGAGAAAGCACATATTCACCCGCGTATGCGCGACTGAGCAGCTTCGAGCCGTACGCGGAACGAGCGAGAGGGCGAGCAACACAAAAAAACGCGGAAAAAGGAGCATGAACTAGTGCCTTCAACCACGCACCAGCAAAGACATCAACTTGCGCCAGGAGTGGGCTGGCAGGGGCAAAACAGTGCGTGTACACACACTCCCAATATACATCGTTACATATGCGAGTAGGCATTCGGGAACGACGAGCGGGTTGTGAACGTGGCAACAAAAATACCAAAGGCGGCATGCTtcacacaaaaaaaagaagatgGGGAGACATagacagagagcgcgagACGGGGGAGCAGCGTGCGgagcagaggaggcgagcagcAAGATGAGGTGGATTCGAGTAGACAACATTACAAAAGCGGCACCCGCTATGCGTGTGCCCTCATGCGCTTCCGCAGCTTCTGCGCCTCCTGCCGAAGACGATTATCGGACTTCGTCCCCTTGCACTCCTTGCATTTCCAACCGTGCAAGCGGTGAATCATGCCGGGAACGTTGAAGCGaccgcacaccacacacaaccGCGGCATTGTCGCTCCGTTTGACGTGGAGCGGCCTTCGCTACTGGATCTGGAGTGAAAGCTACCTGTTGTTGCCGTGCCAAAGCTGCCCTGCAGATCCGATGTCGGCGGGATATTGAAGATGCTCTccgccagcggcaccagAAACTCAATCGGGATGGACATAAAGAGGGGATAGCGGTAGCCGGCAGGAGAGAGGTTGGTGGGGCAGAACTGAACCATTACAAGGTTATCGCCAGTGTAGCGTACCGCGACGCCCTCGAGCTTGCCGGCGCACACCTGCTCCATCGCCTCGCACCAGTAGCTGTCCGTGAGGTGCTTGCGCAGAGAGGCGCTCGACGCAAGAATGAGATAGGACTCGCCGGGCGTAGCGAAGGCGAAGTTCCTCGCCGGCTGCTTCTCGATTTGGAATGACATTTTCTTGTTGGCAACTGCGATGACGAAAGGAGCCTACGCTGAACTACTCTGgaatgaggaggaggagagttCTGTGGGCGAAAGATTGCGTCAGTGCACGCAGCGCGAGCACGGACCAGGCAAAGGTGTATGTGCGGGTGCGTATACGCGTTGTAAGAAACGAGCGAAGGAGATGGAGAATCAAAACAGGGTGGAAGATATACAAGAAGGAAAtaaaaaaaacagaagatGGAGTAttgggagagggagagggagaaggaggggaaAGGTGGGGCTACTGtatcgtgtgcgtgctcgtgcGAGCGTTTTCTCGTGTTGTtgctcacacacgcacacaacagcaacgaGATAGAGAAAGATATGATGCTCGGTttcgcacgcacgcacgcacacgcgaagTGAAGTGAATGAGCTGTGAAGAggcaaaacaaaacacaacAACAgacgagcggcagcagtcCCGGAGAGGCGGCCGCTGTGCGGTGCAAAAGCCGAAGCAGAAATCGAGTAAAAGAAagccgcggaggcggtgcgcagaATAGAGGTGTGTGCCACCCCGATTTGCTTTTTCTCGTTGTTTTgcgatgtgtgtgcgtatgcgtgctGGCCTCTCGCGTgctttttctgtttttttttttcttctctaCCTTGCCGCTGTGGTAGCTCTGGCGCACGCGGATGAGGGAAGCA from Leishmania major strain Friedlin complete genome, chromosome 34 harbors:
- a CDS encoding DNAj-like protein, whose product is MSTALGMEPEVASSSASSSSQLEQPTVDPRNVGTDAGNRSPELSLNTATASASGLAYPNNLNVNKMSGVRAGATDKLQGGAFAHRGVNGVTARFTDPKDENGFTVFSRRPIGASAAATGLSQQQTSPTSTLAPNVSNGGGASSGHALRSSVNASGAAANDEHPGVMEFAKNLSERHLRCALCAKVVVDVVLIGAHASVACRRCALALPGTHIIELPRPLREVLRALKAAAGLPEPNDDFVGDRRILRAKRPLPVSATQPNGAESTAKEETAAVASPGSPATTSATSTAAMQAVLAELTDAETAERHQIGSAEASSRAEITTRRSAAIAARAAPAAATGKPNGITSRQYKLEADRKYENAEYVAALELYTKAIKLQPMDHQSNAKFLYGNRSAAHYMAQRYNECIEDCLEVVRLDPSSVKMLSRAARSACTMGNLKRAMEIMESTPRDSLTSDMEAELARYKSGLEAYRHAERCFGTPEGDEQYRMLVAQFSDTVPFRVRSAESLREQRHYMRAVEVLEALSYSTRTPAACRIMSECLYLSGFEYFERARKCIVDAAQLDDACNELLKKIDAVDDGKQKGNSNFNKKNYGPAAEYYTVAIQAAADNDQVLRVLYCNRAAAYKELGRYREGVEDCTKTLQIDKEFYKAYARRARCHEHLGDHFAAVRDFKKAIEYDSTDRELARELRAAEQNLAKEAEKERDFYFQLGVSRTATEREIKLKYRELSLRWHPDKCIGLDEVERERAEHKFKIISEAYATLVDAGKRREYDAKQDRERFTRAGGFNFSSTYSGGNANDYYRGRHRAGGNGFW